A single genomic interval of Microbacterium sp. LWO14-1.2 harbors:
- a CDS encoding MetQ/NlpA family ABC transporter substrate-binding protein gives MSRRTTSLIAALAAVPLFVALSGCATASSDAGSGGDSGSDETVKIGVVGKGDPQWAPFVEAAAEEGITVELVDFGSYEQPNPALSEGEIDLNQFQHIVYLANYNVSSGSDLEPIGSTAIYPLGLYSKKYDDVKSIPEGETVAVPDDASNQARALLVLQSAGLVELKSGGTIFSDLADVDTEKSKVKVTALEAALIPTSLPDVAAAIINNDFVEDSGLTFDDAIAQDDPEDPNALPYVNIFAARAEDADNETYLKLVEIFQTNEDVQAGLLESSGDTAVPLQTPVKDLVDSLKKVEKDTEAQK, from the coding sequence ATGTCACGCCGCACCACTTCCCTGATCGCCGCGCTCGCCGCGGTGCCGCTGTTCGTCGCCCTCTCGGGCTGCGCGACAGCATCCTCCGACGCCGGTTCCGGCGGTGACTCCGGGAGCGACGAGACCGTCAAGATCGGCGTCGTCGGCAAGGGCGACCCGCAGTGGGCGCCGTTCGTCGAGGCAGCGGCCGAGGAAGGGATCACGGTCGAGCTCGTCGACTTCGGCTCCTACGAGCAGCCGAACCCGGCGCTCAGCGAGGGCGAGATCGACCTCAACCAGTTCCAGCACATCGTGTACCTCGCGAACTACAACGTGAGCTCCGGCTCGGACCTCGAGCCCATCGGCTCGACGGCGATCTACCCGCTCGGTCTGTATTCGAAGAAGTACGACGACGTGAAGAGCATCCCCGAGGGCGAGACGGTGGCCGTCCCCGATGACGCGTCCAACCAGGCCCGCGCTCTGCTCGTGCTGCAGTCCGCCGGCCTCGTCGAGCTGAAGAGCGGTGGAACGATCTTCTCGGATCTCGCCGACGTCGACACCGAGAAGTCGAAGGTCAAGGTCACCGCCCTCGAGGCCGCGCTGATCCCGACGTCGCTGCCCGATGTGGCCGCGGCGATCATCAACAACGACTTCGTCGAGGACTCGGGCCTGACGTTCGACGACGCGATCGCCCAGGACGACCCGGAGGACCCCAACGCGCTGCCGTACGTGAACATCTTCGCCGCGCGCGCCGAGGACGCCGACAACGAGACGTACCTCAAGCTCGTCGAGATCTTCCAGACGAACGAGGACGTGCAGGCCGGTCTGCTCGAGTCGTCGGGCGACACCGCTGTGCCGCTGCAGACTCCCGTGAAGGACCTCGTCGACTCCCTCAAGAAGGTCGAGAAGGACACCGAAGCGCAGAAGTGA
- a CDS encoding methionine ABC transporter ATP-binding protein, whose translation MPIVSLTNVSKAYPSRTSRDAEIVAVDDVTLDIEKGDVFGIIGYSGAGKSTLVRLINALEPATAGTILVDGVDITTLSESALRKVRGGIGMIFQQFNLFSSRSVKANIAYPLKLAGWSKADIEERVTELLSFVGLSDKAKAYPEQLSGGQKQRVGIARALATKPAILLADEATSALDPQTTHEVLDLLGRVNREQGVTIVVITHEMDVIQTIATKVAVMERGRVIEQGDVFDVFSAPQNPASQRFVGTVVKGIPSPAELAVLRDRHHGRIVTFSFRDGDSSQAQVFLDLAAAGLDFELVYGGINDIRGRAFGHLTLAIRGDAAAIDRALATIGERVEVTELAGEETR comes from the coding sequence ATGCCGATCGTGAGCCTGACCAACGTGTCGAAGGCCTACCCCTCCCGCACCTCGCGCGACGCCGAGATCGTCGCGGTCGACGACGTCACCCTCGACATCGAGAAGGGCGACGTCTTCGGGATCATCGGGTACTCGGGCGCGGGCAAGTCGACCCTCGTACGACTCATCAACGCCCTCGAGCCGGCCACGGCGGGCACGATCCTCGTCGACGGCGTCGACATCACGACGCTGTCGGAGAGCGCGCTGCGCAAGGTCCGCGGCGGAATCGGCATGATCTTCCAGCAGTTCAACCTGTTCTCGTCGAGGTCGGTGAAGGCGAACATCGCCTACCCCCTCAAGCTGGCTGGGTGGTCGAAGGCCGACATCGAGGAGCGCGTCACCGAGCTGCTGTCGTTCGTCGGTCTGTCCGACAAGGCCAAGGCGTATCCCGAGCAGCTCTCGGGCGGGCAGAAGCAGCGCGTCGGCATCGCGCGCGCCCTCGCGACGAAGCCCGCGATCCTGCTGGCGGACGAGGCGACGAGCGCCCTCGATCCGCAGACGACGCACGAGGTGCTCGATCTGCTCGGCCGCGTCAACCGGGAGCAGGGCGTCACGATCGTCGTCATCACGCACGAGATGGATGTGATCCAGACCATCGCCACGAAGGTCGCCGTGATGGAGCGCGGACGGGTGATCGAGCAGGGCGACGTGTTCGACGTCTTCTCCGCACCGCAGAACCCGGCGTCGCAGCGCTTCGTCGGGACGGTGGTCAAAGGCATCCCGTCGCCCGCCGAGCTGGCCGTGCTGCGGGACCGGCACCACGGCCGTATCGTCACGTTCTCGTTCCGCGACGGCGACTCCTCGCAGGCGCAGGTGTTCCTCGACCTCGCCGCCGCCGGACTCGACTTCGAGCTCGTGTACGGCGGCATCAACGACATCCGGGGTCGCGCGTTCGGACACCTCACCCTCGCGATCCGCGGCGACGCCGCAGCCATCGACCGGGCGCTCGCGACGATCGGTGAACGCGTCGAAGTGACCGAGCTCGCCGGAGAGGAGACCCGCTGA
- a CDS encoding ABC transporter permease subunit, translating to MDRLIELGPEFWSAALETLYMTTFALVLGGVLGLVIGVVLYVTRPGGLMQNAVVSAIANLAVNFFRPIPFVLFVAVAQPFARVVVGTGIGTTAGAFLIGIAAAFAIGRIVEQHLVSVSPGVIEAARAMGASPLRILFTVAIPESLGPLILGYTFIVVALIDMTAMAGLIGGGGLGAFAQVYGFRQFEPVVMWAAIILIVVFVHLVQLLGTRLARKIMRR from the coding sequence ATGGATCGCCTGATCGAACTGGGCCCGGAGTTCTGGTCCGCCGCCCTCGAGACCCTCTACATGACCACCTTCGCGCTCGTGCTCGGTGGCGTGCTCGGACTCGTGATCGGCGTCGTGCTCTACGTCACCCGCCCCGGCGGGCTCATGCAGAACGCGGTCGTCTCGGCGATCGCGAACCTCGCGGTGAACTTCTTCCGCCCGATCCCGTTCGTGCTGTTCGTCGCCGTCGCGCAGCCGTTCGCCCGCGTCGTGGTCGGCACCGGCATCGGCACGACCGCCGGCGCGTTCCTCATCGGGATCGCGGCCGCGTTCGCGATCGGGCGGATCGTCGAGCAGCACCTCGTCTCGGTGTCGCCCGGCGTGATCGAAGCGGCCCGCGCGATGGGCGCGAGCCCGCTGCGCATCCTCTTCACCGTCGCGATCCCCGAATCCCTCGGCCCGCTGATCCTCGGCTACACCTTCATCGTCGTCGCTCTCATCGACATGACGGCGATGGCCGGTCTGATCGGCGGTGGCGGCCTCGGAGCCTTCGCGCAGGTCTACGGGTTCCGGCAGTTCGAGCCGGTCGTGATGTGGGCGGCGATCATCCTCATCGTCGTGTTCGTGCACCTGGTGCAGCTGCTGGGCACGAGGCTCGCGCGCAAGATCATGCGTCGCTGA
- a CDS encoding pseudouridine synthase, with product MLSPLPMRDGVGATRLHVPLTGEWPTIAAYMIERFFHLDPERLLVRFDRGEIVARDGRALPRDTPLGAEEFVWYYREPPEEREIPFPIEVLHQDDDLVVIDKPHFLPTTPGGKYVQNSALVRLRNLLGIPELTPIHRLDRATAGVLMFSARPETRGAYQLMFENREVQKTYEAVSARPESWEQDAARFPLVHRNHIVKPRAQLRVEVVPDREPNAETLIEIQDADDRVVHTLLRPHSGKMHQLRVHLAAVGLGILHDRFYPVLEPETPDDFDRPLQLLARELRFVDPLTGAPREFTTRLSLAFAPGARGRSGASAVSDA from the coding sequence ATGCTCTCCCCCCTCCCGATGCGCGACGGCGTCGGGGCGACCCGTCTGCACGTTCCCCTGACGGGCGAGTGGCCCACGATCGCGGCCTACATGATCGAGCGCTTCTTCCACCTCGACCCCGAGCGCCTGCTGGTCCGGTTCGACCGCGGCGAGATCGTGGCGCGCGACGGGAGGGCGCTCCCGCGGGACACCCCGCTCGGGGCGGAGGAGTTCGTCTGGTACTACCGCGAGCCGCCGGAGGAGCGCGAGATCCCGTTCCCGATCGAGGTGCTGCACCAGGACGACGACCTCGTCGTGATCGACAAGCCGCACTTCCTCCCCACCACCCCGGGCGGCAAGTACGTGCAGAACTCGGCCCTCGTGCGGTTGCGCAATCTGCTCGGCATCCCGGAACTGACCCCGATCCATCGCCTCGACCGTGCCACCGCCGGTGTGCTGATGTTCTCTGCACGGCCGGAGACCCGAGGGGCGTACCAGTTGATGTTCGAGAACCGCGAGGTGCAGAAGACCTACGAGGCGGTGTCCGCACGCCCGGAGAGCTGGGAGCAGGATGCCGCGCGCTTTCCCCTCGTGCACCGCAACCACATCGTGAAGCCGCGGGCGCAGTTGCGCGTCGAGGTCGTGCCGGACAGGGAGCCGAACGCGGAGACGCTGATCGAGATCCAGGATGCCGACGATCGCGTCGTACACACGCTGCTGCGTCCGCACAGCGGCAAGATGCACCAGCTGCGCGTGCATCTCGCGGCGGTGGGGCTCGGCATCCTGCACGACCGCTTCTACCCCGTACTGGAGCCCGAGACCCCCGATGACTTCGACCGGCCGCTGCAGCTGCTGGCTCGCGAGCTGCGCTTCGTCGACCCGCTGACCGGCGCCCCGAGGGAGTTCACCACGCGACTCTCGCTCGCCTTCGCCCCGGGCGCCCGCGGGCGCTCCGGCGCGAGCGCGGTCAGCGACGCATGA